In Pedobacter sp. WC2423, the following are encoded in one genomic region:
- a CDS encoding TolC family protein produces the protein MTSNFLKNQLLIFGFALLGFSGNAAAQATDTLKISLPEAEKLFIQNNYQLIAQNYQTDQARAEIITAKLFDNPELNVETQLYNSKTKRFFETSKTNGEYQASISQLVKLAGKRNKNIQLAKSGVKLAEYQYFDLMRTLRFNLRSNFYKTYFAQQSAKLYQQQISSLQKLLSASEQQLKMGNIAMKDIIRIKSLVYSLQTEYNNLENSIEDMETDLKLMTNLKPDTNLQLVMDPSEEQGYQLDKAVYTNLLDSARTNRADLKMTQTGIDYAQKALSVQKANAVPDVQFSLTYDLQGSYPNNYTGLGMHIPLPLFNRNQGEIKKAKIAIDAGKNQLNQQESALQNEVFNSYKSALRTESLYKGFDKNFSTDFDKLIGEVIKNFKSRNLSLLEFMDFYDSYKESTLQMNDLKYQRMNAKEEINYVTGTTIFK, from the coding sequence ATGACCTCTAACTTCCTGAAAAATCAACTGTTAATCTTCGGCTTCGCCCTGCTAGGCTTCTCCGGAAATGCTGCAGCTCAGGCAACTGACACGCTCAAAATCAGTTTGCCCGAAGCAGAAAAGCTGTTTATACAGAACAATTATCAATTAATCGCCCAAAACTATCAGACAGATCAGGCCAGGGCAGAAATTATTACGGCCAAACTATTTGACAACCCGGAACTCAATGTAGAGACCCAGTTATATAACTCTAAAACTAAAAGATTCTTCGAAACTTCTAAAACAAACGGAGAATATCAGGCCTCTATTTCTCAACTGGTTAAACTTGCCGGAAAAAGGAATAAAAACATTCAGCTTGCTAAATCAGGCGTAAAATTAGCAGAATATCAATATTTCGATCTGATGCGCACACTAAGATTTAACCTGCGTTCTAATTTCTATAAAACTTATTTCGCGCAGCAATCTGCAAAGCTTTATCAACAACAAATCAGCTCTTTGCAAAAACTGCTTTCTGCATCAGAACAGCAATTGAAAATGGGAAATATCGCAATGAAAGATATTATCAGGATCAAATCACTGGTTTACAGCTTACAAACAGAATACAATAACCTGGAAAACAGTATTGAGGATATGGAAACAGACCTTAAACTGATGACCAACCTGAAACCAGATACAAATCTTCAACTGGTGATGGATCCTTCAGAAGAACAGGGCTATCAATTAGATAAAGCAGTTTATACCAACCTGCTGGATTCTGCCCGTACTAACCGTGCAGATTTGAAAATGACACAAACCGGAATTGATTACGCACAAAAAGCACTCAGCGTACAAAAAGCGAATGCTGTACCCGACGTACAATTCTCTTTAACCTATGATTTGCAAGGAAGTTACCCGAACAATTATACCGGATTAGGTATGCATATCCCACTTCCTTTATTTAACAGAAACCAGGGAGAGATTAAAAAAGCGAAAATTGCTATTGATGCTGGAAAAAACCAATTAAATCAGCAAGAATCTGCTTTACAAAATGAAGTTTTCAACAGCTATAAATCAGCTTTAAGAACGGAGAGCCTGTATAAAGGTTTCGATAAGAACTTTAGCACTGACTTTGATAAACTGATCGGCGAAGTGATTAAAAACTTCAAAAGCAGAAACCTGAGCCTGCTGGAATTCATGGACTTCTATGATTCCTATAAAGAAAGCACCCTGCAAATGAATGACCTGAAATATCAGCGAATGAATGCCAAGGAAGAAATCAATTATGTAACCGGTACTACAATTTTCAAATAA